Proteins encoded in a region of the Sander lucioperca isolate FBNREF2018 chromosome 18, SLUC_FBN_1.2, whole genome shotgun sequence genome:
- the rpusd2 gene encoding RNA pseudouridylate synthase domain-containing protein 2 isoform X2: protein MHSSSTMAQAAVATPTPTEVNSPVSGEKTTTKEATESSKRKSDEPGEPETSGRGKRRRGAGGKKLRPGERYIPPPQKRNLGISFRQEHFDETSYYFEGGLRKVYPYYFDFKTYCKGRWIGKSLLEVFKSEFRAESIEYYQRAAKEGRIRLNETPVEDLSVVLRNNDLMKNTVHRHEPPVVGRPLEVLVDDGEVLVVDKPASIPVHPCGRFRHNTVIFILGKERGISELHTVHRLDRLTSGVLLFARTLEASKKLDQLVRDRQLEKEYVCRVEGEFPESELICEEPILVVSFKIGLCRVDPKGKECRTVFQRLSFNGKTSVVRCLPLTGRTHQIRVHLQYLGFPILNDPIYGSSAWGPHRGKGGLVGKSNEDLLQALVEEHRSQESLHLLDIPDDGIGIEQEAEKNKTSEKEDTLDGTSEPNKSGESHQIDTQVTTGCSSSSETVDKVSQGCTDSNGSKTSLESQPTKSNGNQTEAATHKTPPKTRDHLCSECKLVRPDPTEKELIMYLHALRYKGADFEYSTRLPDWAKEDWVEADWS, encoded by the exons ATGCAT AGCAGCTCGACGATGGCGCAGGCAGCTGTCGCCACCCCAACACCGACCGAGGTAAACAGCCCAGTGTCAGGGGAGAAAACCACAACGAAAGAGGCGACAGAAAGTAGCAAACGAAAAAGCGACGAACCGGGCGAACCTGAGACAAGTGGCCGAGGCAAGAGGCGGAGAGGAGCGGGAGGGAAGAAGCTCCGTCCGGGCGAGAGATATATCCCTCCTCCGCAGAAGCGGAACCTGGGGATCAGCTTCCGCCAGGAGCATTTCGACGAGACCTCCTACTACTTTGAAGGTGGCCTGCGCAAAGTGTATCCATACTACTTTGACTTCAAAACGTACTGCAAAGGTCGGTGGATTGGGAAGAGCCTTCTGGAGGTGTTCAAGAGTGAGTTCAGAGCTGAGTCCATAGAATATTACCAGAGGGCTGCCAAAGAGGGTCGCATCCGGCTGAACGAGACACCTGTGGAGGACCTGTCTGTGGTGCTCAGG AATAATGACCTTATGAAGAACACAGTGCACCGTCATGAGCCCCCTGTGGTCGGCAGACCCCTGGAGGTTCTGGTGGATGATGGTGAAGTGCTTGTGGTCGACAAGCCTGCCTCCATCCCGGTTCACCCCTGCGGCCGTTTCCGCCACAACACAGTGATTTTCATTCTGGGAAAAGAGCGGGGCATCTCTGAGCTCCACACAGTCCACAGACTGGACAGGCTCACCTCTGGAGTGCTGCTGTTTGCCAGGACACTGGAGGCATCAAAGAAACTGGACCAGTtggtgagagacagacag CTTGAAAAGGAGTATGTGTGCAGAGTAGAGGGGGAGTTTCCAGAGAGTGAGCTCATCTGCGAGGAGCCCATTCTGGTCGTTTCCTTTAAAATTGGACTCTGCCGAGTCGACCCGAAGGGAAAAGAGTGCAGAACGGTCTTCCAGAGGCTAAGCTTTAATGGAAAAACCAGCGTGGTCCGCTGTTTACCTCTGACTGGCCGCACACACCAGATCAGGGTCCACCTCCAGTACCTGGGCTTCCCCATCCTCAATGATCCCATCTATGGTTCCTCAGCCTGGGGGCCTCACAGGGGGAAGGGGGGACTGGTGGGAAAAAGTAATGAGgacctgctgcaggctctggTTGAGGAACATCGCTCTCAGGAAAGTCTTCACCTGCTGGATATTCCAGATGATGGGATTGGGATTGAACAAGAGGCAGagaaaaacaagacatctgagaAAGAAGATACATTGGATGGCACCTCTGAACCTAACAAAAGTGGAGAGAGTCACCAGATTGACACACAGGTGACGACCGGTTGTAGCTCAAGCAGTGAGACGGTGGATAAGGTGAGTCAGGGCTGCACAGATTCAAACGGTAGCAAAACCTCGCTTGAATCTCAACCTACCAAATCAAATGGAAATCAAACGGAAGCAGCAACTCACAAAACTCCACCAAAGACTAGAGACCACCTGTGCAGTGAATGTAAGTTAGTACGACCAGATCCCACAGAGAAAGAACTCATCATGTATCTCCACGCTTTACGCTACAAAGGAGCTGATTTTGAGTATTCCACACGCTTACCCGATTGGGCCAAAGAGGACTGGGTCGAGGCTGATTGGAGCTGA
- the rpusd2 gene encoding RNA pseudouridylate synthase domain-containing protein 2 isoform X1, with protein MHVSVSVRGLRKCNVLSFFSSGQTGVIARGIDQIQKHFISVCNVNSVLNRFHYPRCQQSSSTMAQAAVATPTPTEVNSPVSGEKTTTKEATESSKRKSDEPGEPETSGRGKRRRGAGGKKLRPGERYIPPPQKRNLGISFRQEHFDETSYYFEGGLRKVYPYYFDFKTYCKGRWIGKSLLEVFKSEFRAESIEYYQRAAKEGRIRLNETPVEDLSVVLRNNDLMKNTVHRHEPPVVGRPLEVLVDDGEVLVVDKPASIPVHPCGRFRHNTVIFILGKERGISELHTVHRLDRLTSGVLLFARTLEASKKLDQLVRDRQLEKEYVCRVEGEFPESELICEEPILVVSFKIGLCRVDPKGKECRTVFQRLSFNGKTSVVRCLPLTGRTHQIRVHLQYLGFPILNDPIYGSSAWGPHRGKGGLVGKSNEDLLQALVEEHRSQESLHLLDIPDDGIGIEQEAEKNKTSEKEDTLDGTSEPNKSGESHQIDTQVTTGCSSSSETVDKVSQGCTDSNGSKTSLESQPTKSNGNQTEAATHKTPPKTRDHLCSECKLVRPDPTEKELIMYLHALRYKGADFEYSTRLPDWAKEDWVEADWS; from the exons ATGCATGTGAGTGTGTCGGTTAGAGGCTTGAGAAAATGTAATGTGCTGTCTTTCTTCTCTTCTGGTCAAACGGGAGTTATTGCGCGTGGAATTGATCAAATACAAAAGCACTTTATTTCGGTTTGTAACGTTAATTCTGTTCTGAATCGTTTTCATTATCCTCGGTGTCAACAGAGCAGCTCGACGATGGCGCAGGCAGCTGTCGCCACCCCAACACCGACCGAGGTAAACAGCCCAGTGTCAGGGGAGAAAACCACAACGAAAGAGGCGACAGAAAGTAGCAAACGAAAAAGCGACGAACCGGGCGAACCTGAGACAAGTGGCCGAGGCAAGAGGCGGAGAGGAGCGGGAGGGAAGAAGCTCCGTCCGGGCGAGAGATATATCCCTCCTCCGCAGAAGCGGAACCTGGGGATCAGCTTCCGCCAGGAGCATTTCGACGAGACCTCCTACTACTTTGAAGGTGGCCTGCGCAAAGTGTATCCATACTACTTTGACTTCAAAACGTACTGCAAAGGTCGGTGGATTGGGAAGAGCCTTCTGGAGGTGTTCAAGAGTGAGTTCAGAGCTGAGTCCATAGAATATTACCAGAGGGCTGCCAAAGAGGGTCGCATCCGGCTGAACGAGACACCTGTGGAGGACCTGTCTGTGGTGCTCAGG AATAATGACCTTATGAAGAACACAGTGCACCGTCATGAGCCCCCTGTGGTCGGCAGACCCCTGGAGGTTCTGGTGGATGATGGTGAAGTGCTTGTGGTCGACAAGCCTGCCTCCATCCCGGTTCACCCCTGCGGCCGTTTCCGCCACAACACAGTGATTTTCATTCTGGGAAAAGAGCGGGGCATCTCTGAGCTCCACACAGTCCACAGACTGGACAGGCTCACCTCTGGAGTGCTGCTGTTTGCCAGGACACTGGAGGCATCAAAGAAACTGGACCAGTtggtgagagacagacag CTTGAAAAGGAGTATGTGTGCAGAGTAGAGGGGGAGTTTCCAGAGAGTGAGCTCATCTGCGAGGAGCCCATTCTGGTCGTTTCCTTTAAAATTGGACTCTGCCGAGTCGACCCGAAGGGAAAAGAGTGCAGAACGGTCTTCCAGAGGCTAAGCTTTAATGGAAAAACCAGCGTGGTCCGCTGTTTACCTCTGACTGGCCGCACACACCAGATCAGGGTCCACCTCCAGTACCTGGGCTTCCCCATCCTCAATGATCCCATCTATGGTTCCTCAGCCTGGGGGCCTCACAGGGGGAAGGGGGGACTGGTGGGAAAAAGTAATGAGgacctgctgcaggctctggTTGAGGAACATCGCTCTCAGGAAAGTCTTCACCTGCTGGATATTCCAGATGATGGGATTGGGATTGAACAAGAGGCAGagaaaaacaagacatctgagaAAGAAGATACATTGGATGGCACCTCTGAACCTAACAAAAGTGGAGAGAGTCACCAGATTGACACACAGGTGACGACCGGTTGTAGCTCAAGCAGTGAGACGGTGGATAAGGTGAGTCAGGGCTGCACAGATTCAAACGGTAGCAAAACCTCGCTTGAATCTCAACCTACCAAATCAAATGGAAATCAAACGGAAGCAGCAACTCACAAAACTCCACCAAAGACTAGAGACCACCTGTGCAGTGAATGTAAGTTAGTACGACCAGATCCCACAGAGAAAGAACTCATCATGTATCTCCACGCTTTACGCTACAAAGGAGCTGATTTTGAGTATTCCACACGCTTACCCGATTGGGCCAAAGAGGACTGGGTCGAGGCTGATTGGAGCTGA
- the rpusd2 gene encoding RNA pseudouridylate synthase domain-containing protein 2 isoform X3 encodes MAQAAVATPTPTEVNSPVSGEKTTTKEATESSKRKSDEPGEPETSGRGKRRRGAGGKKLRPGERYIPPPQKRNLGISFRQEHFDETSYYFEGGLRKVYPYYFDFKTYCKGRWIGKSLLEVFKSEFRAESIEYYQRAAKEGRIRLNETPVEDLSVVLRNNDLMKNTVHRHEPPVVGRPLEVLVDDGEVLVVDKPASIPVHPCGRFRHNTVIFILGKERGISELHTVHRLDRLTSGVLLFARTLEASKKLDQLVRDRQLEKEYVCRVEGEFPESELICEEPILVVSFKIGLCRVDPKGKECRTVFQRLSFNGKTSVVRCLPLTGRTHQIRVHLQYLGFPILNDPIYGSSAWGPHRGKGGLVGKSNEDLLQALVEEHRSQESLHLLDIPDDGIGIEQEAEKNKTSEKEDTLDGTSEPNKSGESHQIDTQVTTGCSSSSETVDKVSQGCTDSNGSKTSLESQPTKSNGNQTEAATHKTPPKTRDHLCSECKLVRPDPTEKELIMYLHALRYKGADFEYSTRLPDWAKEDWVEADWS; translated from the exons ATGGCGCAGGCAGCTGTCGCCACCCCAACACCGACCGAGGTAAACAGCCCAGTGTCAGGGGAGAAAACCACAACGAAAGAGGCGACAGAAAGTAGCAAACGAAAAAGCGACGAACCGGGCGAACCTGAGACAAGTGGCCGAGGCAAGAGGCGGAGAGGAGCGGGAGGGAAGAAGCTCCGTCCGGGCGAGAGATATATCCCTCCTCCGCAGAAGCGGAACCTGGGGATCAGCTTCCGCCAGGAGCATTTCGACGAGACCTCCTACTACTTTGAAGGTGGCCTGCGCAAAGTGTATCCATACTACTTTGACTTCAAAACGTACTGCAAAGGTCGGTGGATTGGGAAGAGCCTTCTGGAGGTGTTCAAGAGTGAGTTCAGAGCTGAGTCCATAGAATATTACCAGAGGGCTGCCAAAGAGGGTCGCATCCGGCTGAACGAGACACCTGTGGAGGACCTGTCTGTGGTGCTCAGG AATAATGACCTTATGAAGAACACAGTGCACCGTCATGAGCCCCCTGTGGTCGGCAGACCCCTGGAGGTTCTGGTGGATGATGGTGAAGTGCTTGTGGTCGACAAGCCTGCCTCCATCCCGGTTCACCCCTGCGGCCGTTTCCGCCACAACACAGTGATTTTCATTCTGGGAAAAGAGCGGGGCATCTCTGAGCTCCACACAGTCCACAGACTGGACAGGCTCACCTCTGGAGTGCTGCTGTTTGCCAGGACACTGGAGGCATCAAAGAAACTGGACCAGTtggtgagagacagacag CTTGAAAAGGAGTATGTGTGCAGAGTAGAGGGGGAGTTTCCAGAGAGTGAGCTCATCTGCGAGGAGCCCATTCTGGTCGTTTCCTTTAAAATTGGACTCTGCCGAGTCGACCCGAAGGGAAAAGAGTGCAGAACGGTCTTCCAGAGGCTAAGCTTTAATGGAAAAACCAGCGTGGTCCGCTGTTTACCTCTGACTGGCCGCACACACCAGATCAGGGTCCACCTCCAGTACCTGGGCTTCCCCATCCTCAATGATCCCATCTATGGTTCCTCAGCCTGGGGGCCTCACAGGGGGAAGGGGGGACTGGTGGGAAAAAGTAATGAGgacctgctgcaggctctggTTGAGGAACATCGCTCTCAGGAAAGTCTTCACCTGCTGGATATTCCAGATGATGGGATTGGGATTGAACAAGAGGCAGagaaaaacaagacatctgagaAAGAAGATACATTGGATGGCACCTCTGAACCTAACAAAAGTGGAGAGAGTCACCAGATTGACACACAGGTGACGACCGGTTGTAGCTCAAGCAGTGAGACGGTGGATAAGGTGAGTCAGGGCTGCACAGATTCAAACGGTAGCAAAACCTCGCTTGAATCTCAACCTACCAAATCAAATGGAAATCAAACGGAAGCAGCAACTCACAAAACTCCACCAAAGACTAGAGACCACCTGTGCAGTGAATGTAAGTTAGTACGACCAGATCCCACAGAGAAAGAACTCATCATGTATCTCCACGCTTTACGCTACAAAGGAGCTGATTTTGAGTATTCCACACGCTTACCCGATTGGGCCAAAGAGGACTGGGTCGAGGCTGATTGGAGCTGA